In Geopsychrobacter electrodiphilus DSM 16401, a single window of DNA contains:
- a CDS encoding CxxxxCH/CxxCH domain c-type cytochrome, with the protein MKLKNMVTLLVLAVLMVAPKIAVARYVHDIKCDYCHKPSAVLNDVATNVCLDCHATGKGLDPYNLVRTAPGTISVGTAVFAVGDASNAMGHGAGPVDQTSHNWGASDTNAAAGASAPANPLFYGRSNYAGANVSCARCHDPHGSKDDVGVANPLLLKLGANSQDAMCLDCHRTWNKDSATNPNAWLTHPLEANYASYVDNVKFKPFTPDGGMTLNATGGMSCTTCHGTHYTDSDASTPDGPGLALNPNGFSNGRMLKGNGSLSTNKSSLCQSCHLYKSHGPTAKVGCLDCHSGHSYDPANPSLPNYFVLRSSINNVDLPAGSPAGVGTGNVTGLNYKTATADWFNAGGTGYCQNCHTIPVDGSGNHNGLASGGAAQCSTCHGHANTNGSFGGSCNTCHGYAPSTNTPGGPTGYAVNGANNYSLAGAAVFKDESKTPHAAHASAGGYGFSCDKCHPAGSATASHAGHNSGSFQEVDFGTTAGLARTKGMVPVYNPAGTVGTDKGTCSAVYCHSNGGARALAPKAANPGAWQNGSTTYAIAPTACNACHGNDATTMGAADKANSPTHLKHLAKGYSCSVCHKATADSATALAAGAIGGTHVNGTADVVFDGTSFTQLNTVPGVYGTDGTCQNLYCHSAGPSATVGVIPDWDLSATGACGTCHQVNATGDTGAALSGAHNTHVFSANGPKLACTTCHTNNGSGADHVNGFVSTVANLQTVVCDTCHGATAAGTGVDAEPVWITPASVTCRTCHQGTLANFAIIGGPVAPSKDSFDTTGHGKAGLTGAPDCTGCHDTTLGKHFDGISGDPQLTGGAVANTAFCQTCHTSSVHYANTRTAGGTSNDGVDCATCHNPHGDGMGTNSDAMILGTIAGHTVNNFTDKTARASYWQADNTGVCQVCHDPSEVIHFNRTTNENGTHFATSGVCTTCHKHTDTPIFKPNANSCGACHDALMATAPHSKHVNKLGGIIETDRSDCVSCHGAAVNSYTNSGGDINHQNGVVNFATGIADAGSGLNVSCSAACHSTVTGKAALWSDASLACTACHGNPPADGGGDSLAHSRHIAAGLTCATCHVTTPVDTSHITNTAGATDLAVLQNMAQALPAEANVVVSTWDNVNNTCANAACHNPSADTHLADWDTSISSCTLCHGDNAVSPATTGMVSGSHRQHLDNATTFGNNRTCTDCHADPAGNTAHRNGTLEVLPGLTYNGEVAIPSVGVGNCSTSQCHSSNNKGTSPFFTYAPSPTWGDNTAADKCILCHAKPPVNGDHQAHWDATRQANGMTCQSCHNGTATPGFTIVTGGGSHLNAIPNVSGFNDVSPGGSYNGTAVTMTYTMGTTGPSNCTASCHSDKVSPRDWAVASSCDACHSNLTADPTHAKHIDIAAGIQADRSECVLCHGAQVNSYALTGGGDVKHGNGTVDFAAGIADGGVSPNQTCTAACHGSSAADGFWGDTALNCTACHNNGTNDNNIANAAPLTGSHLKHVTTQGMQCADCHGTLPVDTSHISGLNATGAISATDGAKLTDKATPIADNATVNDSPFDNVGNTFDDVNNTCSNTYCHDPSNAGKLVTWGVDTASCTLCHGDGQGATQMATGTHANHLNATATFGLTITCTKCHPDNTGNNGHFIKTTGPTTVKQAVQFGGTVITGAQTSPVVNGLYSGEVALPNTAYGSCGTTACHNNGQGGAPNNSTYTWGTTNIQNCLLCHNNMPTTGGHATHLDGNIKYGPFAKTGGSTNCGLCHAANANNTSMAGQPTHINGTISFTGAKEVTSGAISGNTTVTACDLCHGGAAAVNLAVTGAKAVWSAGGPVACESCHGDYAQANVSGALAPVRAGAAYDTNGHGKPGVAKACVDCHNHAGDHIGYTTKRLNLISGKDFNLVPNDFCNACHTTLTNSAVHNANGASGTSNDALLCVTCHDQHGQNGGQDAMIASTIQTHTVSGFTSRSARASYANAGNTGVCQVCHDPNDPTATDGLIKHFNRTSGAAELATHNAGTNCTVCHSHTSSPIFKPSGCNGCHGGGTVGSFASNYWPDGNDGAAGPNDAGRHLTHMNNLAQRVYGMTAVQLLSQPTADAAQKALCEYCHAALTNDSDHGNNANLPAEVFVDKDGIRHAKSLWGAADPDATYTAGSCSNVDCHNSKVTGTGTFGWKDAGTTTCTMCHTPGAAGANPTTGLHTVTQAGVTVHDATLGAGCTECHNALPAIGNTAASTHINGSFSVDSAVNTAAERGISVAGNITSFTEAAVGTSDSCASNCHSDAGNWQRLWSTAADSTATALGSARCDVCHGQLNNWRGGMSVNHNLPKINDGTHTDCTQCHVAPNAPYSFATMHENGTVEINNNSAMSYNTTAGTCSVVACHGSVTPTRGPGASTIFTENLLNGPGASCNSCHLATGGSNNTNTVGGYTFKNRIGAHAKHVLSAATAYGSTATSTSAGSYNYGCGVCHPTNEGANHQDGIVELLLDPTSAPGTIKALNGAAAAYNGSTCTAVYCHGDGVTPGTSPNFLTGAFTNPNGDYCQNCHGNQPTTSSHAKHVVGIHYDDIYTGTSGLLVDGAASNAGHGDVTTAISITCALCHNATVNNWYNGNNTACVSCHGTLGAASNKTVLASTDLDKTLHVNGVKDVVFAPVDPIRSKAQIRELTPGEPELNNNWQRLNGYKVGATSHDETKVAAPLTAANWNGTTKNCTVACHNGNVATWGTTNVSCNACHTQLPK; encoded by the coding sequence ATGAAACTGAAGAATATGGTAACGCTACTGGTCCTTGCAGTGTTGATGGTTGCCCCGAAAATTGCCGTCGCACGATATGTCCACGATATAAAGTGTGACTATTGCCATAAACCCAGCGCGGTACTTAATGATGTGGCAACCAACGTGTGTCTGGATTGTCACGCTACCGGGAAAGGGCTCGACCCCTACAACCTCGTACGGACCGCCCCGGGGACCATTTCAGTCGGAACGGCTGTCTTTGCGGTCGGTGATGCCAGTAATGCCATGGGGCATGGCGCCGGTCCTGTGGACCAGACCTCCCACAACTGGGGGGCGTCAGATACAAACGCGGCGGCCGGTGCATCAGCCCCAGCGAACCCCTTGTTTTATGGCCGTTCCAATTATGCCGGGGCAAACGTTTCCTGTGCCCGCTGCCATGATCCGCACGGTTCCAAGGATGACGTCGGAGTCGCAAATCCGTTATTGCTGAAACTGGGTGCCAACAGTCAGGACGCAATGTGTCTTGATTGTCACCGGACCTGGAATAAAGACAGCGCTACCAACCCCAACGCCTGGTTGACCCACCCATTGGAGGCAAATTATGCCTCCTATGTTGATAACGTTAAATTCAAGCCTTTTACCCCTGACGGTGGCATGACCCTCAACGCTACTGGGGGCATGTCCTGCACCACCTGTCACGGCACCCATTATACCGATTCTGACGCGTCAACACCTGACGGCCCGGGCCTTGCCCTCAATCCAAACGGGTTCAGTAACGGGCGCATGCTCAAGGGGAACGGGAGCCTCAGCACCAACAAAAGCAGCCTCTGTCAAAGTTGTCACCTGTACAAGAGTCACGGGCCCACCGCCAAGGTTGGATGCCTCGATTGCCACAGCGGTCACTCCTATGATCCCGCCAATCCCAGTCTGCCCAACTATTTCGTTCTGCGTTCCTCCATCAATAACGTCGATCTGCCGGCTGGCAGCCCCGCCGGGGTAGGCACCGGTAATGTGACCGGTTTAAATTATAAGACCGCGACTGCCGACTGGTTCAACGCCGGCGGGACCGGTTATTGTCAGAACTGTCACACTATCCCCGTCGACGGTTCCGGTAATCATAACGGCCTGGCGTCCGGCGGTGCAGCTCAATGCTCTACCTGCCATGGTCACGCTAACACCAATGGAAGTTTTGGCGGATCCTGTAACACCTGCCACGGTTACGCTCCCAGCACAAACACCCCCGGCGGACCTACCGGTTATGCAGTTAACGGCGCCAACAACTACTCCCTCGCCGGTGCTGCTGTCTTCAAGGATGAGAGCAAAACCCCGCACGCCGCCCACGCAAGTGCTGGTGGGTACGGTTTCAGTTGTGACAAGTGTCACCCGGCCGGGTCTGCAACCGCCAGCCATGCCGGTCACAATTCCGGCAGCTTTCAAGAAGTCGATTTTGGGACCACCGCCGGTCTCGCCCGGACCAAAGGCATGGTGCCTGTCTATAACCCGGCCGGAACTGTTGGTACCGACAAGGGGACCTGCTCGGCCGTTTATTGTCACAGTAACGGTGGTGCCCGTGCCCTGGCGCCGAAGGCAGCAAATCCAGGTGCCTGGCAGAATGGAAGTACGACCTACGCCATTGCTCCGACCGCGTGTAACGCTTGTCATGGTAACGATGCAACCACGATGGGTGCTGCCGATAAGGCCAACTCACCCACCCACCTCAAGCACCTAGCCAAGGGCTACTCCTGCTCCGTGTGTCACAAGGCGACCGCCGACAGCGCGACGGCTCTTGCTGCCGGCGCAATCGGTGGCACGCACGTCAACGGCACCGCTGACGTAGTTTTTGACGGTACCAGCTTTACCCAGCTTAATACTGTGCCTGGTGTCTACGGCACTGACGGCACCTGTCAGAATCTCTACTGCCACTCCGCCGGCCCAAGTGCCACGGTCGGTGTTATCCCTGATTGGGATCTTTCAGCCACCGGCGCTTGCGGGACCTGTCACCAGGTCAACGCGACCGGCGATACCGGCGCTGCCCTTTCGGGGGCCCATAATACCCACGTGTTCAGCGCAAACGGGCCGAAGCTGGCCTGTACCACTTGCCATACCAATAACGGCAGCGGAGCTGATCATGTTAACGGCTTTGTAAGCACCGTCGCTAACCTGCAGACGGTTGTCTGCGATACCTGTCACGGTGCCACTGCTGCAGGAACCGGCGTGGATGCTGAGCCGGTATGGATCACCCCGGCCAGTGTCACTTGCCGTACCTGTCACCAGGGGACCCTGGCCAATTTCGCTATAATTGGTGGGCCGGTTGCACCCTCCAAGGATTCGTTTGACACCACAGGTCATGGTAAGGCTGGTCTGACCGGCGCGCCTGACTGTACCGGTTGTCACGACACCACCTTGGGCAAGCACTTTGATGGCATCTCCGGCGATCCACAGTTGACAGGAGGCGCGGTTGCAAACACCGCTTTTTGCCAGACCTGTCACACGAGTTCTGTCCACTATGCCAATACCAGGACTGCGGGTGGGACATCCAATGATGGTGTGGATTGCGCTACCTGTCATAATCCGCATGGTGACGGGATGGGAACCAACAGCGATGCCATGATTCTCGGCACCATTGCTGGCCACACGGTGAATAATTTCACCGATAAAACCGCCCGCGCCAGCTATTGGCAGGCTGATAACACCGGCGTCTGCCAGGTTTGTCATGACCCGAGTGAGGTCATTCACTTCAACCGGACGACCAACGAAAATGGAACGCACTTCGCCACCAGTGGCGTCTGCACCACCTGTCACAAGCATACGGATACGCCGATCTTCAAGCCCAATGCCAACAGTTGTGGCGCCTGTCATGACGCCCTGATGGCGACTGCGCCGCACTCTAAGCACGTCAACAAGCTTGGCGGCATCATCGAGACCGATCGTTCCGATTGCGTGTCCTGTCACGGTGCAGCGGTGAACAGCTACACCAACAGCGGTGGAGATATCAACCACCAGAACGGCGTCGTCAACTTCGCTACCGGGATAGCCGATGCCGGCAGCGGCTTGAACGTTTCCTGCTCTGCTGCGTGTCACAGCACCGTTACTGGTAAGGCCGCTCTCTGGTCAGATGCTTCTCTGGCCTGTACCGCCTGTCACGGCAACCCGCCGGCCGACGGTGGTGGAGACAGCCTGGCCCACAGCCGTCATATTGCCGCCGGACTGACCTGTGCTACCTGCCACGTTACAACGCCGGTCGATACCAGCCATATCACCAATACTGCCGGCGCTACCGATCTCGCGGTCCTGCAGAACATGGCCCAGGCTCTTCCCGCTGAGGCTAACGTCGTTGTTTCTACCTGGGACAACGTCAACAACACCTGCGCCAATGCGGCCTGTCACAACCCATCCGCTGATACCCATCTGGCCGATTGGGATACCAGCATCTCCAGCTGTACCCTTTGCCATGGTGACAATGCGGTTTCGCCTGCCACAACCGGAATGGTAAGTGGCAGCCACCGTCAGCATCTGGATAATGCCACCACGTTCGGTAACAACCGGACTTGTACAGATTGTCATGCGGATCCCGCCGGGAATACTGCGCATCGCAACGGAACTCTTGAGGTTCTGCCTGGGCTGACTTACAACGGCGAAGTTGCAATTCCGAGTGTGGGTGTCGGCAACTGCTCGACTTCGCAATGCCATTCCAGCAATAATAAAGGGACCTCACCCTTCTTTACTTACGCGCCTTCACCGACCTGGGGAGATAACACCGCGGCAGACAAATGTATTCTTTGTCATGCCAAGCCTCCGGTCAATGGTGATCACCAGGCTCACTGGGATGCAACCCGGCAGGCTAACGGAATGACTTGCCAGAGCTGCCATAACGGCACTGCAACCCCTGGCTTTACCATCGTTACCGGTGGCGGTAGCCACCTCAATGCCATCCCTAATGTCTCCGGATTTAACGATGTTAGCCCCGGCGGCAGCTACAACGGAACCGCCGTGACCATGACCTACACCATGGGCACGACCGGCCCTTCAAACTGCACGGCAAGTTGTCACAGTGATAAGGTTTCGCCTCGTGACTGGGCAGTTGCAAGCTCTTGTGATGCCTGTCACTCGAACCTTACAGCTGACCCGACCCATGCCAAGCACATAGATATCGCCGCAGGTATTCAGGCCGATCGCAGTGAATGTGTGCTTTGCCATGGCGCCCAGGTTAATAGTTATGCCTTGACCGGCGGCGGTGATGTGAAGCACGGCAATGGCACCGTTGATTTTGCTGCCGGCATCGCCGACGGTGGAGTCTCACCCAACCAAACCTGTACCGCCGCCTGCCATGGCTCGTCCGCTGCGGACGGGTTCTGGGGTGATACGGCGCTGAACTGTACCGCTTGCCATAACAATGGAACCAATGACAATAACATCGCCAATGCCGCACCGTTGACCGGTTCCCATCTCAAGCACGTCACGACTCAGGGTATGCAGTGCGCCGATTGTCATGGGACGCTTCCGGTTGATACCTCGCATATCAGTGGTTTGAACGCGACTGGAGCCATTTCGGCGACCGATGGTGCCAAGCTGACGGACAAGGCGACACCGATCGCCGATAACGCTACCGTCAATGACAGCCCCTTCGATAACGTTGGCAACACCTTTGACGATGTCAACAACACCTGCTCCAATACCTACTGCCACGATCCTTCCAACGCGGGCAAACTGGTGACCTGGGGCGTCGATACCGCATCCTGTACCCTCTGCCACGGTGATGGTCAGGGCGCAACCCAGATGGCGACCGGCACCCACGCCAACCATCTGAACGCCACGGCGACCTTTGGTCTTACCATCACCTGTACCAAGTGCCATCCGGACAATACCGGGAATAATGGACACTTTATCAAGACCACTGGTCCAACTACGGTTAAACAGGCGGTTCAGTTCGGCGGAACCGTTATCACCGGTGCCCAGACGAGCCCGGTTGTTAACGGCCTTTATTCCGGCGAGGTCGCGCTTCCCAATACCGCTTACGGAAGTTGCGGAACTACGGCCTGCCATAATAACGGTCAGGGCGGGGCCCCGAACAACAGCACTTACACCTGGGGTACCACCAATATCCAGAACTGTCTGCTTTGCCACAACAATATGCCGACCACAGGCGGCCATGCGACCCACCTTGATGGCAACATCAAGTACGGTCCATTTGCGAAGACTGGTGGCAGCACGAACTGTGGTCTCTGCCACGCTGCTAATGCCAACAACACCAGCATGGCTGGTCAGCCAACCCATATCAACGGCACCATCTCCTTTACAGGTGCTAAAGAAGTGACCAGCGGAGCAATCAGTGGTAACACCACCGTCACTGCCTGTGACCTCTGTCACGGTGGTGCGGCTGCGGTTAATCTCGCGGTAACCGGCGCCAAGGCGGTCTGGTCAGCGGGTGGTCCGGTCGCCTGTGAAAGCTGTCATGGTGATTATGCCCAGGCCAATGTTTCCGGTGCGCTCGCGCCGGTACGCGCCGGGGCAGCTTATGACACTAATGGCCATGGCAAGCCCGGTGTGGCCAAGGCCTGCGTTGATTGCCACAACCATGCCGGTGATCACATCGGTTACACGACCAAACGCTTGAACCTGATCAGTGGCAAGGACTTTAACCTGGTCCCGAACGACTTCTGTAATGCCTGCCATACCACGCTGACAAACTCGGCGGTGCATAATGCCAATGGCGCCTCCGGGACCAGTAACGATGCGTTGCTCTGCGTCACCTGTCATGACCAGCATGGTCAGAATGGTGGACAGGATGCCATGATCGCCTCGACGATTCAGACCCACACGGTCAGCGGCTTCACCTCACGCAGCGCCAGGGCCAGTTATGCCAACGCCGGCAATACCGGAGTCTGTCAGGTTTGCCATGATCCCAATGACCCGACGGCAACGGATGGCCTGATCAAGCACTTTAACCGCACTTCGGGCGCTGCCGAACTGGCAACTCACAACGCCGGCACCAACTGCACCGTCTGCCACAGCCACACCAGCAGCCCGATTTTCAAACCGAGCGGTTGCAACGGCTGTCATGGTGGCGGTACCGTCGGCAGCTTCGCCAGCAACTACTGGCCGGATGGCAACGATGGCGCCGCCGGTCCGAATGATGCCGGTCGCCACCTTACTCATATGAATAACCTCGCCCAGCGGGTCTACGGCATGACCGCCGTTCAGCTGCTTAGCCAGCCGACCGCCGATGCCGCCCAGAAAGCACTGTGCGAGTACTGCCATGCCGCGCTCACCAATGATAGCGACCATGGTAACAACGCCAACCTGCCAGCCGAGGTCTTTGTCGATAAAGACGGGATCCGTCACGCCAAGAGTCTGTGGGGTGCGGCAGACCCTGATGCAACATATACCGCCGGTAGCTGCTCGAATGTCGATTGTCACAACAGCAAGGTCACCGGTACCGGGACTTTCGGCTGGAAAGACGCTGGCACAACTACCTGTACCATGTGCCATACCCCAGGTGCCGCCGGTGCGAACCCGACCACCGGGTTGCATACCGTTACTCAAGCTGGTGTTACGGTCCACGACGCAACCCTCGGAGCCGGCTGTACTGAATGCCATAATGCGCTGCCAGCAATTGGCAACACCGCTGCATCTACCCACATCAACGGCAGCTTCTCGGTTGACTCTGCCGTCAACACTGCTGCCGAGCGTGGCATTAGCGTCGCTGGCAATATCACCTCTTTCACCGAAGCAGCCGTCGGTACCAGCGACTCCTGCGCCTCCAACTGTCACAGTGACGCAGGCAACTGGCAGCGTCTCTGGAGCACCGCCGCTGATTCTACCGCTACGGCCCTGGGCTCGGCCCGTTGTGATGTCTGTCACGGGCAGTTGAATAACTGGCGCGGCGGCATGAGCGTCAACCACAATCTCCCTAAAATAAATGACGGGACCCACACCGATTGTACCCAGTGTCACGTCGCGCCGAATGCGCCGTACAGTTTCGCTACCATGCATGAAAACGGTACGGTTGAAATCAACAACAACTCCGCGATGAGCTACAACACCACCGCCGGCACCTGTTCCGTGGTCGCTTGTCACGGGTCAGTAACCCCGACCCGTGGTCCGGGCGCTTCGACCATCTTCACCGAGAACCTGCTGAATGGCCCGGGTGCCAGCTGTAACTCCTGCCACCTGGCAACCGGTGGTAGTAACAACACCAATACGGTTGGGGGATATACCTTTAAAAACCGCATCGGTGCTCACGCCAAGCACGTGCTGTCGGCTGCGACGGCTTACGGCAGCACGGCGACCTCTACCAGCGCCGGCAGCTATAACTATGGTTGCGGTGTTTGTCACCCAACCAACGAAGGTGCCAATCACCAGGACGGGATCGTCGAACTGCTGCTCGATCCGACCTCCGCTCCTGGGACTATCAAAGCGCTGAATGGCGCAGCTGCCGCCTACAATGGCAGCACATGTACCGCGGTCTATTGCCACGGTGATGGCGTCACGCCCGGCACCAGTCCGAACTTCCTGACCGGTGCCTTCACCAACCCCAACGGTGATTACTGTCAGAACTGTCACGGCAACCAGCCGACCACCAGCAGTCATGCCAAGCACGTTGTCGGTATCCACTACGATGATATCTATACCGGAACCTCAGGGCTGCTGGTTGATGGTGCCGCCAGCAACGCGGGTCACGGCGATGTAACGACCGCGATCTCTATCACTTGCGCACTTTGCCATAACGCCACAGTTAACAACTGGTACAATGGCAACAACACCGCCTGCGTCAGCTGCCACGGGACCTTAGGGGCTGCCTCCAATAAAACGGTGCTCGCTTCTACCGACCTTGACAAGACCCTGCACGTTAACGGGGTCAAGGACGTGGTCTTCGCTCCGGTCGATCCGATCCGCTCCAAGGCCCAGATCCGCGAACTGACTCCGGGTGAGCCCGAGTTGAACAATAACTGGCAGCGTCTCAACGGTTACAAGGTGGGTGCCACTTCGCACGATGAGACCAAGGTCGCTGCGCCGCTCACCGCGGCCAACTGGAATGGCACCACCAAAAACTGTACCGTCGCCTGTCACAACGGCAACGTTGCAACCTGGGGCACGACAAATGTCAGCTGTAACGCTTGTCACACCCAGCTTCCCAAGTAA